The following are from one region of the Takifugu rubripes chromosome 16, fTakRub1.2, whole genome shotgun sequence genome:
- the mia3 gene encoding transport and Golgi organization protein 1 homolog isoform X5 yields the protein MQSIIYCTGHNMRNCNLSFSLCFAFRQIVRCPSDLQRIISHHSLEHISGWRDQIPERRRSADVSPPSALILQQSAVNRSANMAAKYFYLQGFLLLLFNFISTAALEKRFSDFKRCADEECSMLLCRGKAIKDFSGPDCRFLSFKTSETVYVYYKLSGRRTDLWAGSVGSSFGYFPKDLLAINHLYTEREHEIRAEETDFVCFETGYDKFNNYDVDVLLSSSLKGNSDDEMKGVPDQRRVTEETQPATDEVAGNEEQREHRDNPEDLMRDDPSASEPEPRPDGETDPASVSKVEFELASEPEERPEWDAHEMQETIVGSFPEEDKSENNESKDGSMTSEEETVAELHSSEKEPVTISEAAQVPELKTTFGTTFDAVATDEETTTNVTPYEEEEREFEEKPPEDDADFTLPGETPLLSLSQEAFTTPASEDLRQQESPPAAPQDEKENPEEKNLWGTFGDAVFSVVTGGERTAQYLSSDEEEDEEEEEEKTALKITQSFEETPEDETLTSELPNEPETIEAVHEEPPPSPLPNDEKETDDSEKLSEDPTDEDDGDGTGPEEGREETSKPTGTSTRLMDLLLQDATAVPERQVLDLNSAEEPAEQKQEEEVDPDLHDRNSNQESRNGVIDPPEAVVDEEKDNKMEIDQEMDNSEVHLYPSTEVVDADSPDGKLSENFVSEVLPDQSHDHFEKNESQSELPVEPPQGTEERLSDELDGAADEEEEEIQHLLEDENALSSFQSNITDSEGLSVEVPPPSFSSPEPEYSDSVMRLTLLRDHFTEEKMVQIQKLLGLKNLFKVEAMFSDLDTELQATRRTHTGATQDIESALEGILEISENTILDEIERMLDSRETKPSDDQNLDSSNVDEETEILDDFQDLAFSLRQKYSTASDSAPLARELDIVQDANDLNLKDDSHHFVESEGAAVPEAESVDNLTMAKEEGPAETEEEPSVLEEVHSTPDIIMEEDAAHFNKNKDNQPSFSASEEMHQARQDIVESSLDTRQGLDGEPEQPSSEQVPEIPKDVGLLSSGLLYTSCILSVIKSKIVEWTILAISLLPEEWKPGETFWGCPWEAVIITALVGLVTFTVFLWKTALAVKKREFLVDENKLTAQIQALKREKEEALTKMSELQKQTEQLKEKQKQSKEKVSSTTKRMQELEKKLLASKAFNDNITEEKNKYSQLFEEVKETAVQNEAKIEKLEKANEKLQLGRKKIQEALVKSTVLLDEAKIREEARNVQQKCLEKEHMALKEENKKFKSAIKHWEDKHKELNDQIKVYQKAQKELEDSAVLKDHNVEVLSQLLADLDVCESQKDDSPIVANGEVTLDKKTVIKNRIKQMMDVSRVQTTLTIVEEERDRFMTKLLNEEKARKSLEEQHQELEHALATLKRERGHVENQLTVLQQKNEIMVEMYQQKENALQQRLTKEELERRSKENMLSEVGGKALEAEEQVKVLRQRIGEMEEQMKKTEEVYKEQIKDQENKTHSNWVNARNAERALNQEKLESSKLREKLAVLTAQLNERRAPLFRPNSGQAAGPRQGDSYGPSPVSGGAPSPPPMIEGPRRPPSAPVGRRIDPYDMSGPRSSSPANMDGSGPGSFLASPIRDSPGPGALDQHLPPGPPPPGRLPPPGPYRPLRPGVYQPPGPHGPPPPLHGPPLPANGHPLVGGEFGQRSSNGHTFPPRLGPGHVDPRGPPLPPHFRPPPPHHFGPPPPGVRGPMGPMGPMGPRLPIPPDMRLPGQPMNLPPGMPPHPPQGDIYSQAPPDGLHYSAGGPSSPRQDRHLKQEGPQDSARPKMVEP from the exons TGCTTCTGTGTCGGGGGAAAGCCATAAAGGATTTCTCAGGACCAGATTGTCGCTTTCTGTCGTTCAAGACCTCAGAAACGGTCTATGTATACTACAAATTatcaggcaggaggacggaTCTGTGGGCCGGAAGC GTTGGAAGTAGTTTTGGCTACTTCCCAAAGGATCTTCTTGCAATCAACCACCTTTATACTGAACGAGAACATGAAATTCGTGCAGAG GAAActgattttgtctgttttgaaaCTGGATACGATAAATTCAACAATTATGATGTTGATGTGTTATTAAGTTCATCGTTGAAAGGGAATAGCGATGATGAAATGAAGGGAGTACCTGACCAAAGACGAGTGACTGAGGAAACACAGCCAGCAACAGATGAGGTGGCCGGGAATGAAGAACAAAGGGAGCACCGTGACAACCCTGAGGATTTAATGAGAGATGACCCAAGTGCCTCCGAACCTGAACCTAGACCTGACGGGGAAACTGACCCAGCATCTGTGAGCAAAGTAGAGTTTGAACTAGCTTCTGAGCCTGAGGAGAGACCCGAATGGGATGCACACGAGATGCAGGAAACCATCGTAGGGTCCTTTCCTGAAGAGGACAAGTCAGAAAACAATGAAAGCAAAGATGGATCCATGACATCTGAAGAGGAAACAGTGGCTGAGCTACACAGTTCAGAAAAGGAACCAGTCACGATTTCAGAAGCGGCACAGGTCCCCGAGTTAAAAACGACATTTGGGACGACTTTCGACGCTGTTGCTACAGATGAAGAGACCACTACGAATGTTACTCCgtatgaagaggaggaaagggagttTGAGGAGAAGCCCCCTGAAGATGATGCGGATTTCACACTACCAGGTGAAACTCCATTACTGTCCCTCTCACAGGAAGCCTTCACCACTCCAGCATCTGAAGATCTCAGGCAGCAGGAaagtcctccagcagcaccacaggatGAAAAAGAGAACCCAGAGGAGAAGAACCTGTGGGGCACTTTTGGAGATGctgttttttctgttgttaccgGGGGGGAGAGGACAGCACAATATCTGagctcagatgaagaagaagatgaggaagaggaggaggaaaaaacagctttaaaaatcaCACAGAGTTTTGAGGAAACACCAGAAGATGAAACTCTGACATCAGAGCTACCAAATGAGCCAGAAACTATAGAGGCAGTACATGAAGAACCACCTCCCAGCCCACTACCAAACGATGAGAAGGAAACTGACGACTCAGAGAAGCTGTCAGAAGATCCcactgatgaggatgatggagacGGGACTGGACCTGAGGAAGGTCGGGAAGAAACTTCAAAACCAACAGGAACAAGCACAAGACTGATGGATCTGCTATTACAGGATGCTACTGCTGTTCCTGAGCGTCAAGTCTTGGATCTCAATTCAGCAGAGGAACCGGctgaacagaaacaggaagaggaagtagaTCCAGATCTTCATGACAGAAATTCAAATCAGGAGAGTAGAAACGGTGTAATAGACCCTCCTGAGGCTGTAGTTGATGAAGAGAAggacaataaaatggaaatcgATCAAGAAATGGATAATAGTGAAGTCCATCTGTATCCATCGACTGAGGTGGTGGACGCAGACAGTCCAGATGGGAAACTTAGCGAGAACTTTGTGTCTGAAGTTCTGCCTGACCAAAGCCATGACCATTTTGAGAAGAATGAGAGTCAGTCAGAGTTACCTGTAGAACCTCCCCAGGGTACTGAGGAACGTCTCTCTGATGAGTTGGACGGTGcagcagatgaggaagaggaggagattcAACATCTCCTAGAAGATGAAAATGCACTTTCTTCCTTCCAATCAAACATCACAGACTCTGAGGGCCTCTCGGTGGAAGTGCCACCACCTAGCTTCTCCAGTCCGGAGCCAGAGTACAGTGACAGTGTGATGAGACTCACTCTGCTCCGAGACCActtcacagaggagaaaatggTGCAGATTCAGAAGCTCCTGGGCCTCAAGAACCTCTTCAAAGTGGAAGCCATGTTCTCCGACCTGGACACGGAACTACAGGCCACCCGCCGCACACACACGGGTGCCACGCAAGACATTGAAAGTGCCCTGGAGGGCATCCTGGAAATCTCTGAAAACACCATCCTGGATGAGATCGAGAGGATGCTGGACAGCCGGGAAACAAAACCCAGTGACGACCAGAACCTGGACTCAAGCAACGTGGACGAAGAGACTGAAATTCTTGATGATTTCCAGGACCTCGCGTTCAGCCTGCGGCAGAAGTATTCCACAGCGAGTGACAGCGCACCGTTGGCAAGAGAGCTGGATATTGTTCAAG ATGCAAATGATTTAAACCTTAAAGATGACAGTCACCACTTTGTCGAAAGCGAAGGAGCTGCTGTCCCTGAGGCAGAGAGTGTGGACAATCTCACGATGGCAAAGGAGGAAGGCCCAGCGGAGACTGAAGAAGAACCGAGTGTGTTGGAGGAAGTGCACAGCACACCAGACATCATCATGGAAGAAGATGctgcacattttaataaaaacaaagacaatcaGCCAAGCTTCAGCGCATCAGAAGAGATGCATCAAGCCAGGCAGGACATCGTAGAGAGCAGCTTGGACACTAGACAGGGCCTTGATGGGGAGCCTGAGCAGCCGTCCTCAG AACAAGTGCCTGAGATTCCAAAAGACGTGGGGCTCCTCTCAAGTGGATTACTGTACACAAGCTGCATCCTTTCAGTCATAAAGAGCAAAATAGTAGAGTGGACCATTCTG GCTATTTCTTTACTCCCAGAAGAATGGAAGCCAGGAGAGACCTTTTGGGGCTGCCCTTGGGAAGCTGTTATTATCACTGCGTTGGTCGGGCTGGTGACCTTTACTGTATTTTTGTGGAAGACTGCGTTGGCG GTGAAAAAGAGAGAATTTCTTG TGGATGAAAATAAGCTGACGGCGCAAATTCAGGCCCTtaaaagagagaaggaggaagccCTCACGAAAATGTCGGAGCTCCAAAAACAG ACTGAACAACTaaaggaaaagcaaaaacagtcAAAGGAGAAAGTTAGCTCTACAACAAAAAGAATGCAAGAGCTGGAG AAGAAACTTTTGGCGTCGAAAGCATTTAATGATAACATCACTGAGGAGAAGAACAAATACTCACAGCTGTTTGAAGAAGTGAAGGAAACTGCTGTGCAAAACGAAGCTAAG ATTGAGAAATTGGAAAAGGCAAACGAGAAGCTGCAGCTTGGCAGGAAGAAGATCCAGGAAGCTCTCGTTAAG TCTACAGTCCTCCTGGATGAAGCTAAGATTCGAGAAGAAGCTAGGAATGTTCAGCAAAAATGTCTGGAGAAAGAGCACATGGCActgaaggaagaaaataaaaag TTTAAATCTGCCATAAAGCACTGGGAGGACAAACATAAAGAACTAAATGACCAGATTAAAGTCTATCAGAAGGCccagaaagagctggaggactcAGCGGTGCTCAAAGACCACAACGTGGAG GTTCTGTCGCAGCTCCTGGCGGATCTGGATGTCTGTGAATCCCAAAAAGACGACAGCCCAATCGTGGCCAATGGGGAAGTCACACTGG ACAAGAAGACAGTCATCAAAAACAGGATCAAACAAATGATGGATGTTTCACGG GTTCAGACCACACTGACCATCGTTGAGGAAGAGCGGGATCGTTTCATGACCAAGCTGCTCAATGAAGAAAAGGCCAGAAAATCCCTGGAAG AACAACACCAGGAGCTGGAGCACGCACTGGCCACCCTCAAACGCGAGAGAGGTCACGTTGAAAACCAGCTGACGGTCCTGCAGCAGAAAAACGAGATCATGGTCGAAATGTACCAGCAGAAGGAAAACGCTTTGCAGCA GAGGCTCaccaaggaagagctggagcGGCGCAGTAAGGAGAACATGCTCTCTGAGGTGGGAGGAAAAGCGCTTGAGGCTGAAGAGCAGGTGAAAGTCCTGCGCCAGCGCATCGGTGAGAtggaggagcagatgaagaagACCGAGGAGGTCTACAAGGAGCAG aTAAAAGATCAAGAAAACAAAACTCATTCAAACTGG GTCAATGCCCGTAATGCTGAGCGAGCGCTGAATCAGGAAAAGCTGGAATCATCAAAGCTTCGTGAAAA GCTGGCTGTGCTGACGGCTCAGCTCAACGAGCGTCGGGCTCCTCTCTTCAGGCCTAATTCTGGACAGGCCGCAGGCCCTCGTCAAG GTGATTCATATGGGCCCTCTCCTGTGAGTGGGGGTGCACCCTCCCCTCCACCAATGATAGAGGGTCCCAGGCGCCCTCCGTCTGCCCCCGTGGGGCGAAGAATTGATCCGTATG ATATGTCGGGCCCCCGTAGTTCATCGCCGGCCAACATGGATGGATCT GGCCCTGGATCCTTCCTAGCATCTCCAATCAGGGATTCTCCTGGTCCTGGAGCCCTTGACCAGCACCTCCCTCCTGGGCCTCCACCACCTGGTCGACTGCCACCTCCCGGGCCTTACAGGCCTCTGCGACCAGGGGTCTACCAACCCCCGGGTCCTCacggtcctcctcctcctctccatggTCCACCTCTTCCAGCTAACGGCCACCCATTGGTGGGAGGAGAGTTTGGACAGAGATCCTCAAATGGACACACATTCCCTCCCAGGCTTGGACCAGGACACGTAGATCCTCGGGGTCCCCCGCTACCACCGCACTTCCGTCCCCCGCCGCCTCACCACTTTGGGCCTCCGCCGCCTG GCGTACGTGGACCTATGGGACCTATGGGACCTATGGGACCTCGCCTCCCCATCCCTCCTGACATGCGCCTACCTGGACAGCCCATGAACTTGCCTCCAGGCATGCCCCCACATCCTCCCCAGGGAGATATTTACAGTCAGGCTCCGCCCGATGGCCTCCATTACTCAGCGGGGGGTCCGTCGAGCCCCAGGCAGGACCGGCACCTGAAACAGGAAGGCCCTCAGGACTCAGCGAGGCCAAAGATGGTCGAGCCTTAA
- the mia3 gene encoding transport and Golgi organization protein 1 homolog isoform X3 codes for MQSIIYCTGHNMRNCNLSFSLCFAFRQIVRCPSDLQRIISHHSLEHISGWRDQIPERRRSADVSPPSALILQQSAVNRSANMAAKYFYLQGFLLLLFNFISTAALEKRFSDFKRCADEECSMLLCRGKAIKDFSGPDCRFLSFKTSETVYVYYKLSGRRTDLWAGSVGSSFGYFPKDLLAINHLYTEREHEIRAEETDFVCFETGYDKFNNYDVDVLLSSSLKGNSDDEMKGVPDQRRVTEETQPATDEVAGNEEQREHRDNPEDLMRDDPSASEPEPRPDGETDPASVSKVEFELASEPEERPEWDAHEMQETIVGSFPEEDKSENNESKDGSMTSEEETVAELHSSEKEPVTISEAAQVPELKTTFGTTFDAVATDEETTTNVTPYEEEEREFEEKPPEDDADFTLPGETPLLSLSQEAFTTPASEDLRQQESPPAAPQDEKENPEEKNLWGTFGDAVFSVVTGGERTAQYLSSDEEEDEEEEEEKTALKITQSFEETPEDETLTSELPNEPETIEAVHEEPPPSPLPNDEKETDDSEKLSEDPTDEDDGDGTGPEEGREETSKPTGTSTRLMDLLLQDATAVPERQVLDLNSAEEPAEQKQEEEVDPDLHDRNSNQESRNGVIDPPEAVVDEEKDNKMEIDQEMDNSEVHLYPSTEVVDADSPDGKLSENFVSEVLPDQSHDHFEKNESQSELPVEPPQGTEERLSDELDGAADEEEEEIQHLLEDENALSSFQSNITDSEGLSVEVPPPSFSSPEPEYSDSVMRLTLLRDHFTEEKMVQIQKLLGLKNLFKVEAMFSDLDTELQATRRTHTGATQDIESALEGILEISENTILDEIERMLDSRETKPSDDQNLDSSNVDEETEILDDFQDLAFSLRQKYSTASDSAPLARELDIVQDANDLNLKDDSHHFVESEGAAVPEAESVDNLTMAKEEGPAETEEEPSVLEEVHSTPDIIMEEDAAHFNKNKDNQPSFSASEEMHQARQDIVESSLDTRQGLDGEPEQPSSEQVPEIPKDVGLLSSGLLYTSCILSVIKSKIVEWTILAISLLPEEWKPGETFWGCPWEAVIITALVGLVTFTVFLWKTALAVKKREFLVDENKLTAQIQALKREKEEALTKMSELQKQTEQLKEKQKQSKEKVSSTTKRMQELEKKLLASKAFNDNITEEKNKYSQLFEEVKETAVQNEAKIEKLEKANEKLQLGRKKIQEALVKSTVLLDEAKIREEARNVQQKCLEKEHMALKEENKKFKSAIKHWEDKHKELNDQIKVYQKAQKELEDSAVLKDHNVEVLSQLLADLDVCESQKDDSPIVANGEVTLDKKTVIKNRIKQMMDVSRVQTTLTIVEEERDRFMTKLLNEEKARKSLEEQHQELEHALATLKRERGHVENQLTVLQQKNEIMVEMYQQKENALQQRLTKEELERRSKENMLSEVGGKALEAEEQVKVLRQRIGEMEEQMKKTEEVYKEQIKDQENKTHSNWVNARNAERALNQEKLESSKLREKLAVLTAQLNERRAPLFRPNSGQAAGPRQGDSYGPSPVSGGAPSPPPMIEGPRRPPSAPVGRRIDPYGPRPPSEPHGRYPENKHMDMSGPRSSSPANMDGSGPGSFLASPIRDSPGPGALDQHLPPGPPPPGRLPPPGPYRPLRPGVYQPPGPHGPPPPLHGPPLPANGHPLVGGEFGQRSSNGHTFPPRLGPGHVDPRGPPLPPHFRPPPPHHFGPPPPGVRGPMGPMGPMGPRLPIPPDMRLPGQPMNLPPGMPPHPPQGDIYSQAPPDGLHYSAGGPSSPRQDRHLKQEGPQDSARPKMVEP; via the exons TGCTTCTGTGTCGGGGGAAAGCCATAAAGGATTTCTCAGGACCAGATTGTCGCTTTCTGTCGTTCAAGACCTCAGAAACGGTCTATGTATACTACAAATTatcaggcaggaggacggaTCTGTGGGCCGGAAGC GTTGGAAGTAGTTTTGGCTACTTCCCAAAGGATCTTCTTGCAATCAACCACCTTTATACTGAACGAGAACATGAAATTCGTGCAGAG GAAActgattttgtctgttttgaaaCTGGATACGATAAATTCAACAATTATGATGTTGATGTGTTATTAAGTTCATCGTTGAAAGGGAATAGCGATGATGAAATGAAGGGAGTACCTGACCAAAGACGAGTGACTGAGGAAACACAGCCAGCAACAGATGAGGTGGCCGGGAATGAAGAACAAAGGGAGCACCGTGACAACCCTGAGGATTTAATGAGAGATGACCCAAGTGCCTCCGAACCTGAACCTAGACCTGACGGGGAAACTGACCCAGCATCTGTGAGCAAAGTAGAGTTTGAACTAGCTTCTGAGCCTGAGGAGAGACCCGAATGGGATGCACACGAGATGCAGGAAACCATCGTAGGGTCCTTTCCTGAAGAGGACAAGTCAGAAAACAATGAAAGCAAAGATGGATCCATGACATCTGAAGAGGAAACAGTGGCTGAGCTACACAGTTCAGAAAAGGAACCAGTCACGATTTCAGAAGCGGCACAGGTCCCCGAGTTAAAAACGACATTTGGGACGACTTTCGACGCTGTTGCTACAGATGAAGAGACCACTACGAATGTTACTCCgtatgaagaggaggaaagggagttTGAGGAGAAGCCCCCTGAAGATGATGCGGATTTCACACTACCAGGTGAAACTCCATTACTGTCCCTCTCACAGGAAGCCTTCACCACTCCAGCATCTGAAGATCTCAGGCAGCAGGAaagtcctccagcagcaccacaggatGAAAAAGAGAACCCAGAGGAGAAGAACCTGTGGGGCACTTTTGGAGATGctgttttttctgttgttaccgGGGGGGAGAGGACAGCACAATATCTGagctcagatgaagaagaagatgaggaagaggaggaggaaaaaacagctttaaaaatcaCACAGAGTTTTGAGGAAACACCAGAAGATGAAACTCTGACATCAGAGCTACCAAATGAGCCAGAAACTATAGAGGCAGTACATGAAGAACCACCTCCCAGCCCACTACCAAACGATGAGAAGGAAACTGACGACTCAGAGAAGCTGTCAGAAGATCCcactgatgaggatgatggagacGGGACTGGACCTGAGGAAGGTCGGGAAGAAACTTCAAAACCAACAGGAACAAGCACAAGACTGATGGATCTGCTATTACAGGATGCTACTGCTGTTCCTGAGCGTCAAGTCTTGGATCTCAATTCAGCAGAGGAACCGGctgaacagaaacaggaagaggaagtagaTCCAGATCTTCATGACAGAAATTCAAATCAGGAGAGTAGAAACGGTGTAATAGACCCTCCTGAGGCTGTAGTTGATGAAGAGAAggacaataaaatggaaatcgATCAAGAAATGGATAATAGTGAAGTCCATCTGTATCCATCGACTGAGGTGGTGGACGCAGACAGTCCAGATGGGAAACTTAGCGAGAACTTTGTGTCTGAAGTTCTGCCTGACCAAAGCCATGACCATTTTGAGAAGAATGAGAGTCAGTCAGAGTTACCTGTAGAACCTCCCCAGGGTACTGAGGAACGTCTCTCTGATGAGTTGGACGGTGcagcagatgaggaagaggaggagattcAACATCTCCTAGAAGATGAAAATGCACTTTCTTCCTTCCAATCAAACATCACAGACTCTGAGGGCCTCTCGGTGGAAGTGCCACCACCTAGCTTCTCCAGTCCGGAGCCAGAGTACAGTGACAGTGTGATGAGACTCACTCTGCTCCGAGACCActtcacagaggagaaaatggTGCAGATTCAGAAGCTCCTGGGCCTCAAGAACCTCTTCAAAGTGGAAGCCATGTTCTCCGACCTGGACACGGAACTACAGGCCACCCGCCGCACACACACGGGTGCCACGCAAGACATTGAAAGTGCCCTGGAGGGCATCCTGGAAATCTCTGAAAACACCATCCTGGATGAGATCGAGAGGATGCTGGACAGCCGGGAAACAAAACCCAGTGACGACCAGAACCTGGACTCAAGCAACGTGGACGAAGAGACTGAAATTCTTGATGATTTCCAGGACCTCGCGTTCAGCCTGCGGCAGAAGTATTCCACAGCGAGTGACAGCGCACCGTTGGCAAGAGAGCTGGATATTGTTCAAG ATGCAAATGATTTAAACCTTAAAGATGACAGTCACCACTTTGTCGAAAGCGAAGGAGCTGCTGTCCCTGAGGCAGAGAGTGTGGACAATCTCACGATGGCAAAGGAGGAAGGCCCAGCGGAGACTGAAGAAGAACCGAGTGTGTTGGAGGAAGTGCACAGCACACCAGACATCATCATGGAAGAAGATGctgcacattttaataaaaacaaagacaatcaGCCAAGCTTCAGCGCATCAGAAGAGATGCATCAAGCCAGGCAGGACATCGTAGAGAGCAGCTTGGACACTAGACAGGGCCTTGATGGGGAGCCTGAGCAGCCGTCCTCAG AACAAGTGCCTGAGATTCCAAAAGACGTGGGGCTCCTCTCAAGTGGATTACTGTACACAAGCTGCATCCTTTCAGTCATAAAGAGCAAAATAGTAGAGTGGACCATTCTG GCTATTTCTTTACTCCCAGAAGAATGGAAGCCAGGAGAGACCTTTTGGGGCTGCCCTTGGGAAGCTGTTATTATCACTGCGTTGGTCGGGCTGGTGACCTTTACTGTATTTTTGTGGAAGACTGCGTTGGCG GTGAAAAAGAGAGAATTTCTTG TGGATGAAAATAAGCTGACGGCGCAAATTCAGGCCCTtaaaagagagaaggaggaagccCTCACGAAAATGTCGGAGCTCCAAAAACAG ACTGAACAACTaaaggaaaagcaaaaacagtcAAAGGAGAAAGTTAGCTCTACAACAAAAAGAATGCAAGAGCTGGAG AAGAAACTTTTGGCGTCGAAAGCATTTAATGATAACATCACTGAGGAGAAGAACAAATACTCACAGCTGTTTGAAGAAGTGAAGGAAACTGCTGTGCAAAACGAAGCTAAG ATTGAGAAATTGGAAAAGGCAAACGAGAAGCTGCAGCTTGGCAGGAAGAAGATCCAGGAAGCTCTCGTTAAG TCTACAGTCCTCCTGGATGAAGCTAAGATTCGAGAAGAAGCTAGGAATGTTCAGCAAAAATGTCTGGAGAAAGAGCACATGGCActgaaggaagaaaataaaaag TTTAAATCTGCCATAAAGCACTGGGAGGACAAACATAAAGAACTAAATGACCAGATTAAAGTCTATCAGAAGGCccagaaagagctggaggactcAGCGGTGCTCAAAGACCACAACGTGGAG GTTCTGTCGCAGCTCCTGGCGGATCTGGATGTCTGTGAATCCCAAAAAGACGACAGCCCAATCGTGGCCAATGGGGAAGTCACACTGG ACAAGAAGACAGTCATCAAAAACAGGATCAAACAAATGATGGATGTTTCACGG GTTCAGACCACACTGACCATCGTTGAGGAAGAGCGGGATCGTTTCATGACCAAGCTGCTCAATGAAGAAAAGGCCAGAAAATCCCTGGAAG AACAACACCAGGAGCTGGAGCACGCACTGGCCACCCTCAAACGCGAGAGAGGTCACGTTGAAAACCAGCTGACGGTCCTGCAGCAGAAAAACGAGATCATGGTCGAAATGTACCAGCAGAAGGAAAACGCTTTGCAGCA GAGGCTCaccaaggaagagctggagcGGCGCAGTAAGGAGAACATGCTCTCTGAGGTGGGAGGAAAAGCGCTTGAGGCTGAAGAGCAGGTGAAAGTCCTGCGCCAGCGCATCGGTGAGAtggaggagcagatgaagaagACCGAGGAGGTCTACAAGGAGCAG aTAAAAGATCAAGAAAACAAAACTCATTCAAACTGG GTCAATGCCCGTAATGCTGAGCGAGCGCTGAATCAGGAAAAGCTGGAATCATCAAAGCTTCGTGAAAA GCTGGCTGTGCTGACGGCTCAGCTCAACGAGCGTCGGGCTCCTCTCTTCAGGCCTAATTCTGGACAGGCCGCAGGCCCTCGTCAAG GTGATTCATATGGGCCCTCTCCTGTGAGTGGGGGTGCACCCTCCCCTCCACCAATGATAGAGGGTCCCAGGCGCCCTCCGTCTGCCCCCGTGGGGCGAAGAATTGATCCGTATG gCCCTCGACCTCCGTCAGAGCCACATGGCCGGTatcctgaaaacaaacacatgg ATATGTCGGGCCCCCGTAGTTCATCGCCGGCCAACATGGATGGATCT GGCCCTGGATCCTTCCTAGCATCTCCAATCAGGGATTCTCCTGGTCCTGGAGCCCTTGACCAGCACCTCCCTCCTGGGCCTCCACCACCTGGTCGACTGCCACCTCCCGGGCCTTACAGGCCTCTGCGACCAGGGGTCTACCAACCCCCGGGTCCTCacggtcctcctcctcctctccatggTCCACCTCTTCCAGCTAACGGCCACCCATTGGTGGGAGGAGAGTTTGGACAGAGATCCTCAAATGGACACACATTCCCTCCCAGGCTTGGACCAGGACACGTAGATCCTCGGGGTCCCCCGCTACCACCGCACTTCCGTCCCCCGCCGCCTCACCACTTTGGGCCTCCGCCGCCTG GCGTACGTGGACCTATGGGACCTATGGGACCTATGGGACCTCGCCTCCCCATCCCTCCTGACATGCGCCTACCTGGACAGCCCATGAACTTGCCTCCAGGCATGCCCCCACATCCTCCCCAGGGAGATATTTACAGTCAGGCTCCGCCCGATGGCCTCCATTACTCAGCGGGGGGTCCGTCGAGCCCCAGGCAGGACCGGCACCTGAAACAGGAAGGCCCTCAGGACTCAGCGAGGCCAAAGATGGTCGAGCCTTAA